A stretch of DNA from Ignavibacteria bacterium:
TGGTTTTTGGCATAAATGAATCCTTTATGTTTTTGTGGAAATGTTATGGAAAGATTTAAGCATTTTCAACTGTCTGACGTTTTAAGTTAACAAAAGTTGCTGAAAAATAGTAATCGCGAGTTATAGTAAATGATGATGAACTAAATATATCAAATAATGAACTACTTATTAGATATTATAATGCGTTCAGATATGAAGAATAAACAGAGTTGTTTGATCAATCAAAATCTGTTGACAAATCCGGGTATCGCAAGTGTTCAAAGAATCTTGAGATTTGCTTTTCGGTAATTCTACCAGTAGAAAGTTCGGGCAATTGATCTTCTGCGAAGAATTCCACTTCATCTGTTTCAATTCCTCTTTTCGCATCACCTCCGATGATTTCGCAGAGGAAGAAAATTTTGTAGAGATGATAAATGAATGGTGTGTGCCCTTGTTTATTCCGATCGTAAACAGCCAGGACTTTTTTTGTTTTAACTCGATAACCTGATTCTTCGAAAATCTCTCGTTCAACATTTTCGCTTGGAGTTGAGCCGACATCTGCCCACCCGCCGGGTACGGTCCATTTCCCATCGGCTTTTTCTTTCACTAACAGAATTTCGTCCCCTTTGAAGACGATTCCGCGGACATCGACTTTGGGCGTAGAATGTCCCATTTCACTTGCAAAGAACTTATTGATTTCGGATTTGTCCGCCCCTGATTGATACGAGATCATTTCGGATGCAATTTCTTGAATCAGATTATATCGTTCGATTTCGAATTCGTTGTCTGTGTAATTCAATCCGCATTGTGCAAGCGATTGAAGTTTTTGAGACCATTCAAGCCATTTAGGTGTCATAACAATTAATTATTTTTCTAAACAGAATTTTAAGTATGAAACAATTTCTTCTATATTATCACTTAAGAAGACAATTCCCTTATCCCTCTTTTCTAAAATCATTCTTTGATCAATTAATTTAACCAGATCATTCCAGTAATCTTTGTAAGCGACCAGAGGTTTTTTCTTAATCATTTTTTTATTTGCTAATTCCCATACAGCGGAAAATTCAAGTAATGTACCTGTTCCTCCTTTCAGAATAATATATCCATCCCCAAGCTCGATAAGTTTCGAGATTCTTTCAAAAAGATTTTTACACTTTATTTCAGTCTGAATAAATTTATTTGCCTTTAATCCAAATGAATCGATCGTCACGCCGATAGTACTGATTCCGGCTTCAGCCGCACCTTTCGCGGAAGCTTCCATCGTACCGTAAAATCCGCCATTACAAATATCGAAACCGCTCTTCCCCAGCTTTTTACCTAGGTTGCAAGCGAATTCGTATTCATCTTTTCCGGGTTTTGGAAAGGATGAACCGAAGATTGTGATGATTTTGTTTATTGTTTTTGCCACAGATTACAGTGATTAATCGAGAAATTCCCAAGCTATTCCAAATCGGAATCCGATATCATTTATTGGATAAAACGGCTCGAGATAAAATTTTCTGTTAGTAACATTTTCAATTGATAGGTAAACTATTGCCGATTCTTTTATTTTTCCGGATACGACTAAATCTATTTTGTAGTTTGATGGAATTTTTATATTTGAATAATTGAAGTCGAGAGAATCAACGGTTCGTATATTAGTGTAATAAATTTTTTCAGGAGAAAATCCGAGTCCATTGTATGAAGTGAAAAAGCTGGCACGGATTCCAGCGTTCAAATCTAAGCTTTCGTGAAAAAATTTATCCTTAAGGAATAATCCGACATTTGCAGTAATGCGAGGTTGAAAAATGCTTAAAATATTTTCTTCAGTAAACTTATTCAACGAGGAATTAAACTGCAGACTTAGTTTCCATAGATTTACTCGTCCAGAAAAACTTCCTCCCATTCTAACAGATTTTTTAGGGAAGGATTTGTCTATTCCATTTTGAAGTTCCTGACTTTGTAAATATGCAATTGAAGGATATCCACCGGCATTGTAGTTCTTTCTAACAATTTCGTTTTGATGGTAAAATACATCGAATGTTAGCGATATAATATCAGTAAAATATGCAGCGCTTGAGTAAAGACTTGTTCTTCTCCCAAGTTCATAAAGATTGTTATAAATGTCGTAAGCAATTTCGTCAGGGGACGGATTGTAATAAACGCGTGATGCTCCAGTGTAAAAATGTAAATTATTAAATAGAGCAATAGTTAAATCACCACCAAAACTAAGGTGGGAAGCGTTAATTCGCTTCTGTTTGTAATACTTTATATAAAAAGCAGGTTTAATGAAATTTGAAAGATTAAACTCAGTAAGAAAATACGATTGAAATTCATTATATAGTTTTTTCCCAGGGATAAATGATGATTCCAAGATTTTTCTTTCGAGGAGTACAGCGGTTTCAATTTCAGTAAAGCCGAGAGTATAATTTTGCTTAAACTTAGCGCCCCAGACTTTTGACCAATGATCGTTGTGAATTTTCCATCCAACTGATTCCTTCTCTCCATCTCTAAATTCTCTTTGTGATTGAGCGAAATATAAATTCAATGAAGAGATGCTTCTGTTATTTTCAAAGAAATTTCCTCTAACTTCTAAATCCAAATTATGTTTTGTCCATTTGTGGTACGAATCTTCATTTACGACCGGAGCTCTCAACTCATCATATAGCACATCTTCAATTGTTTCATTTGGACGCAGGTTTATTTTATTAGTTGAAATTCCTTCATTGAATCTCACAAGAGATTTTGAATATCGATATGCAAAATTCCAATTGATGTAATTTGAAAAGAAATGTGACAGTTTAACCTTGCCCGCCCACAAATCTCTTTCACTGTTTTTAAATCTGCCTGGCTGAGAGTGCTTTGTTAGCCCAAAATCAAAATTTAGTCTTCGGTGAAAATTCGCATTGAACATTCCGTCAATGAACAAGTTATCGTAGGGAGCTTCAATATATTTAATTCGTGAATAAGGAAGCTGCGAATACAACTCTTTTGAGTTCAAAATAATTGAAAGACTCTCGTTCGAGTTTCCCAATAGAAATGCACGCGGATTAGGGATAATTTCAATCGATTCAATTTCTTCGGAGCGAAAATCCAATAGATCATAAGTATTTGTGAAAGGATCATTGATATTTTTTTCGTCTAATAGAAGAGAGACATTTCTGAATCCGTTTCCGTGAATTATCAATTCATTGATCCCTCCAGGCGTGCCGAGATTTCTATAAAAACTGTTTGGAAGAAAACCGAGTCGAGAGTATAAGTTAATAAAATTATCCTGCAGTAAATCATTCTGTGAAATGAAGATTTCCGAAAAAGGATTTTTGACACGAGATAATTTTATCGGGATTACAGAATCAGCGGCAAGAACTTTCCGAAGCGAATCGAGAACGGCTGCAGTATCTATTGAAGTTATCGGAATCGTGATTGAGTCTGCTTTTATTTCTGTTGAGTCCGCTATGTCCATTAGGACTATCTCCCCAACCTCGCTACTATAACTGCTCCATGAATCAGTTTGGGAAGGGAAAGTCGAATTGTAGATGAAAAAAAATGTTAAAAACAGGCTAGTTAAACGAGTAAGCAATTTTCAAAATTAATTATGAATATTTCATTAAAAGTGCTTCAGTATCGTGTGAGACTTCAGCCATATAAAGCACTACAGAAGCTAAATCTTCGGCAGAGCAGGATTCAAGCAAAAGACTATCTACCATTATTAAAAGATCAACGCCATCCTCGTTAATTATAGCAAAAGAGCCATAATCAAGTTCAAAATTATTTTTTAGGAAAGTGTAAAGCAGGTCCAAGTTTTTCACAATCGGGCCTATTGTCACAGTACAGTCTATCTTTTCAACATCGAACGAGTCGATGCTTTGATAAATTGAAACTTCAACCGAATTATCTTCTTCGGTTGTAACTTCAATTAGGTAAACGTCCTCCTCGACAGAGTATTTTGTATTTAAAATTTCGCAGGCTTCTTCGACCAGATTTTTTATATTTAATTGTTCGCTTTGCATCAGCTCCTATCAATTTTGGTCTCAAAATAACCAATAATGAAGTAAAAAAAAATTAATGAATCGAATTTATTATCGAGCTTAGTTAGTTGGATTGTAATAAAATCTAATTTATCTCAATTCCCGTTCGAACGATTTCTTGAACAAAAAAATCGCTCAAGTCAAAATCCTCAGGACGAAAAGGAAAGGGGGAAATCGAAAAGTCGATCTTTGCTTTTATTTTCCGAATCTTTTGTCTGTCGTTAAATCTATTGCCTTCAAAATCTTCTGAGACTAAAGCTAAATCAATATCGCTCCATTCATTATATGAACTGTTAGCATATGATCCAAAAAGTACAGCTTTTTGAATTCTGAAGTTATTCAATTCTAGTTCATTAATAAACTTTTTAACGACATTAATTATGTTAGCTGGGACTTCAGCCATTCAAATATTGCCTTAATATTCTCTAATTTTTGTTTTGTCTTTTCAAAGTTCAGAGATGTTTGTATTGAAAATTTATAATCTGGATACCTTGCTTCGAGTTGATAATCATTAATTTCATCCAAGAATAATTTTTGGTCCTCATTAATGGATAGATTAGTCTTTTCAATAAGCCTTAATAGATCATGAGTTCTTGGAGGATTTTGTTTATTATCTTTGACAAAATGTGCTTTTATGATTTTTTCTAAAATTAAATGACCGACGAACATACACCAAAGATAATGCTTCCCTTGAAAAAGATTTTCTAGTACGGGAAGATCATTTTCGGCAGCTTTGATCCAATATTTTACTTGTTCATCTACTGTCATAAAACCTTTTGTCCAAAATAAACTAATTAAAATCAAACTTTATTCAAAATTACAGTATATACTTACTCAAATCCCGATTCTTTACAATTGAAGTTAATTTTTCCTCTACCAATTTTTTATCAATTACGATCTTCTTCACTTTGATTTGATCTGGAACTCCGAAGAGAATATCTTCTAGCAAAGTTGTTAAAATTGTATGAAGTCTTCTTGCGCCGATATTTTCTACTTGTTCGTTCACCTCGGTTGCCACTTTAGCAATTTCATTAATGCTCGATTCGTCAAACTCGATTTCTACCTTGTCGCTATGGAGTAATGCTGCATATTGTTTAAGCAAAGCGTTTTCAGGGAGAGTGAGAATTTTTATGAAATCTTCTTCTGTAAGACTTTGAAGTTCTACTCGGATTGGAAATCTTCCCTGTAATTCGGGAATTAAATCAGATGGTTTTGCAACATGGAAAGCGCCTGATGCAATAAATAAGATATGATCCGATTTTACCGCGCCGTATTTTGTATTGACAGTTGAACCTTCAACAATTGGAAGCAAATCTCTCTGAACGCCCTCACGTGAAACATCTGGACCTTGCTTTGAGCTTTGTCCTGCAATTTTATCAATTTCATCAATAAAAATTATTCCAGAGTTTTCAGCTTTAAAAATTGCCTCTTTGATTATCGCATCCATGTCGATCAATTTTTGTGATTCTTCATGAGCTACTACTTTTCTTGCTTCTTTGATAGGCATTTTTCTTTTTTTCTTCTTCTTAGGAAGAACATTGCTGAAGAGCTCTTGGACGTTTATTCCTAAATCATCAGGGCCGAACGGACCAAACACTTGCATCATCGCTGAGGATTCAGCAGTAACATCAAATTCAACCATCTTTTCATCAAGTTCACCGCTTTTTAGTTTTAACCGGAATTTTTCTCGCGTGCTTTCATTTGTTTCTGATGGATGTTCACCATTTTCTGCATTTTCAGTTTTAACCGATTTTTTAATCGGCGGAATTAGCATATCGAGAATTTTTTCTTCCGCAAGGTTTATTGCTTTGTCTTGAACTAATTCCATTTTTTCAGATTTAACCATATTAACAGAAATGTCTGTGATTTCACGAATCATTGATTCAACATCTCTGCCAACATAACCGACTTCAGTATACTTTGAAGCTTCAACTTTTAGAAAGGGTGCGTTTGCAAGTTTTGCCAATCTTCTTGCGATTTCGGTTTTTCCAACTCCAGTCGGACCAATAAGGATAATATTGTTTGGTAGAATCTCTTCTCGCAGTCCGTGCTGAACTTGTTGACGCCTCCATCTGTTTCTCAACGCAATTGCAACCGCTCGTTTTGCGGCATCTTGCCCAATTATATATTTATTCAATTCCTGTACAATTTGCGATGGCGTTAAACTTTTAATTTGAAATCCGTTTTCGTTTTTCTTAGGCATATTATCGTTTATAACTCCTCAATTACAATATTACTGTTTGTGTAGATACAAATTTCTGAAGCAGTTTTAAGAGCTTCTTCTACAATTTCTTTTGCGGAAAGCTT
This window harbors:
- a CDS encoding NUDIX hydrolase: MTPKWLEWSQKLQSLAQCGLNYTDNEFEIERYNLIQEIASEMISYQSGADKSEINKFFASEMGHSTPKVDVRGIVFKGDEILLVKEKADGKWTVPGGWADVGSTPSENVEREIFEESGYRVKTKKVLAVYDRNKQGHTPFIYHLYKIFFLCEIIGGDAKRGIETDEVEFFAEDQLPELSTGRITEKQISRFFEHLRYPDLSTDFD
- a CDS encoding LOG family protein → MNKIITIFGSSFPKPGKDEYEFACNLGKKLGKSGFDICNGGFYGTMEASAKGAAEAGISTIGVTIDSFGLKANKFIQTEIKCKNLFERISKLIELGDGYIILKGGTGTLLEFSAVWELANKKMIKKKPLVAYKDYWNDLVKLIDQRMILEKRDKGIVFLSDNIEEIVSYLKFCLEK
- a CDS encoding nucleotidyltransferase domain-containing protein — translated: MAEVPANIINVVKKFINELELNNFRIQKAVLFGSYANSSYNEWSDIDLALVSEDFEGNRFNDRQKIRKIKAKIDFSISPFPFRPEDFDLSDFFVQEIVRTGIEIN
- a CDS encoding HEPN domain-containing protein: MTVDEQVKYWIKAAENDLPVLENLFQGKHYLWCMFVGHLILEKIIKAHFVKDNKQNPPRTHDLLRLIEKTNLSINEDQKLFLDEINDYQLEARYPDYKFSIQTSLNFEKTKQKLENIKAIFEWLKSQLT
- the hslU gene encoding ATP-dependent protease ATPase subunit HslU, whose translation is MPKKNENGFQIKSLTPSQIVQELNKYIIGQDAAKRAVAIALRNRWRRQQVQHGLREEILPNNIILIGPTGVGKTEIARRLAKLANAPFLKVEASKYTEVGYVGRDVESMIREITDISVNMVKSEKMELVQDKAINLAEEKILDMLIPPIKKSVKTENAENGEHPSETNESTREKFRLKLKSGELDEKMVEFDVTAESSAMMQVFGPFGPDDLGINVQELFSNVLPKKKKKRKMPIKEARKVVAHEESQKLIDMDAIIKEAIFKAENSGIIFIDEIDKIAGQSSKQGPDVSREGVQRDLLPIVEGSTVNTKYGAVKSDHILFIASGAFHVAKPSDLIPELQGRFPIRVELQSLTEEDFIKILTLPENALLKQYAALLHSDKVEIEFDESSINEIAKVATEVNEQVENIGARRLHTILTTLLEDILFGVPDQIKVKKIVIDKKLVEEKLTSIVKNRDLSKYIL